The following DNA comes from Corynebacterium atrinae.
GCTAACGCCGCCCTGGAGAAGCTTGCCGACGCCCGCGAGAACGGCTACATCGGCGTCGCCGCCGCCGCACTCTCCAAGGACCTCGCCTTCAACCTGGGTGGACACACCAACCACTCCATCTTCTGGAAGAACCTTTCCCCCAACGGTGGCGGCGAGCCGACCGGCGAGCTCGCTGAGGCCATCGTCCGCGACTTTGGTTCCTTCGACGCTTTCAAGGAGCACTTCAACGCGGCAGCTCTGGGCCTGCAGGGCTCTGGCTGGGCCGTGCTTGGTTATGACCACGTCGCTGACCGCCTCGTCATCGAGCAGCTCACCGACCAGCAGGGCAACATCTCCATCAACCTGACCCCGCTGCTCATGCTCGACATGTGGGAGCACGCCTTCTACCTGCAGTACAAGAACGTCAAGGCCGATTACGTCAAGGCCGTGTGGAACGTCTTCAACTGGGACGACGTCGCACAGCGTTACGCTTCCGCCAAGTAATTCCCCCTAGCTAGTACCTGACGAGCCGCCGGACCAAGTGTCCGGCGGCTTTTTGGCCCACTGCATTGGCAAAACCGGCACTTCCTAACAACTTGGCGGTTTTGGAAGAGGAATTGACCCCGGAGTTGTTAGATAGAGCGGGTTTCGAGTTCCCGACACCTCAGCCCCTTAACCCACGATGAACTCCCGGAAGCGATCGACCGGCGGCGCCTCCGAGGCCCCGGCGCGCCACACCAACCCCAGTTCCCGGTGGGCGGGCGGGTCGAGGGGGCGCAGAACGATGCCGCGGGGCGCGAGGTAGGGATCATCGAGCGGCAGGAGGGCGACTCCGAGGCCAGCGGAGACGAGGCCCGCGACTGTCGTCAGCTCCATCGATTCGAAGACGAGGCGCGGGTGGAAGCCCGCTTCTTCGGTGACGCGGTCGAGCAGCAGCCGGGTGCCGTAGCCGGGGAGCATGCCGACGAAGCCTTCGTCGCGGGCGTCGCGAATGTCGATGGGCACGGGGCCCGGTAGGGCTAGGGGGTGGTCCTCGGGGACGGCTAGTGCCAGGCGCTGGACGCGGAGTTGGTGCCAGCCGATCTCGGTGCCCACCTCGGGTGGGCGGGGTCCGACGAGGGCGAGGTCGGCGGCGTCGATAAGCACTCTGTCCACGAGTTCGCGGGCAGCACCCTGGTGGAGGCGGATGTCGACGTGGGGGTGGAGCGCCCGGTAGTCGCGGAGGAGGTCGGGGACCATCCAGGTGCCGAGCGAGTGCATGAAGTCGAGGCGGACGGTGCCGTGGTCGGGGTCCATGAGGCGGCCGACTTTGGCGGTGCCGTCCGCGAGCTCGGCGACGATGGTGCGCGCGTGGGGTAGGAAGGCGCGGCCGCGAGCGTTGAGGGCGATGCGGCGGCCGGAGCGGTCGAAGAGGTCGGCGCCGATGGCCCGTTCGAGGCGCTGGATGCGGCGCGTGAGAGTGGGCTGGGACACATCGAGGACCTCGGAGGCTTCGGTGAGGTGCCCGGATTCCGCGACGGCTAGCAGTCCCTGCAGGTCAGAGAGGGAGAAGTCACTCATGCGCCTATCGTATCGAACTACTCAATTCCGTACATTTTACACATGCCCCCTGCTCGGCCACCATGATGGGCATGACTCCTAAGCAGCCGGGATTGCGCCGTGGTGACCGTCTCTATCGCCGCGCCGTTTTCGCCGTGCTGCTGGCGGGGCTCGCTTCCTTCAATGCCCTCTACGCCACGCAAGCCCTGCTGCCCACGCTCGTCGAAGACCTCCACCTCACTCCCAGCGTCGCCGCCCTCACCGTCTCCGCCACGACGGGCATGCTCGCGCTGTGCATCGTGCCCGCGTCGATCCTCTCCGAGCGTTTCGGCCGCGGCCGCATTCTCATCTTTTCCGCGCTGCTGGCCACCTCGATCGGGATGCTGCTGCCGCTCGCGCCGGACGGCGCCTCCCTCATCGCCCTGCGCGGTCTCCAGGGGCTCGTCATCGCTGGAGTCCCCGCGGTCGCCATGGCCTGGCTCGCCGAGGAGCTTCACCCCGAGGACCTCCCGCGCGCGATGGGCATCTACGTCGCCGGTACCTCCGTCGGCGGGCTGAGCGGTCGCCTCATGCCGGCCGGGTTATTGGAGGTCGTCGATTGGCGCACCTCCCTGGTCATCAGTTCGCTCATCACCTTCTCTATCGCAATCGCCATGGCCTTCCTCCTGCCCCG
Coding sequences within:
- a CDS encoding superoxide dismutase; this translates as MAVYELPELDYAYDALEPHIAAEIMELHHSKHHQNYVNGANAALEKLADARENGYIGVAAAALSKDLAFNLGGHTNHSIFWKNLSPNGGGEPTGELAEAIVRDFGSFDAFKEHFNAAALGLQGSGWAVLGYDHVADRLVIEQLTDQQGNISINLTPLLMLDMWEHAFYLQYKNVKADYVKAVWNVFNWDDVAQRYASAK
- a CDS encoding LysR family transcriptional regulator, whose protein sequence is MSDFSLSDLQGLLAVAESGHLTEASEVLDVSQPTLTRRIQRLERAIGADLFDRSGRRIALNARGRAFLPHARTIVAELADGTAKVGRLMDPDHGTVRLDFMHSLGTWMVPDLLRDYRALHPHVDIRLHQGAARELVDRVLIDAADLALVGPRPPEVGTEIGWHQLRVQRLALAVPEDHPLALPGPVPIDIRDARDEGFVGMLPGYGTRLLLDRVTEEAGFHPRLVFESMELTTVAGLVSAGLGVALLPLDDPYLAPRGIVLRPLDPPAHRELGLVWRAGASEAPPVDRFREFIVG